GACTTGTCATGTGTCTTCGGCACGGCACGTTGATGGTTGCAGAGGATTGCGACTGCCCTGTTCGCTCTGTTGTACGCCAATAGCTGTCAACACAAACACAGAACAAATAACCAATATTAATACTTTACCCTGTACAAGGTAAttccaatacaataaataagttaaggggaaaacaaaaaattaataaagttcaattaattgttgtcaaaaaagtacattaatttattataaaaagacaagttaattcttttctaaaatgtaattacaatatttttatattacattacaactttttaattCTCTCTGAGTGCACATATTTACAGTCACATGTTTACGTGTATGCGTGTTTGTGAGTGTAATTTACCTTTTCTGCAACTGTGTAGTCCGGGTCTGTGAGCTCTCTCAGCTGGTTCTGTAGTGTCCACGAGGCGTTGAACGTACGGAACACTTTGGCCGTCAGTCCGTCCATCAGTTCACTCAGATGTTTGTTCAGCACGGCAGTCTACAAGGAAAACACATCATGTCATATCTTGGGGCAATAACAACTTTATCCTTGTcaatgaaaagaaaatgtaaacattGAGAACTCACATTGAGGCGGTCAAACAGATCGTCTTCTGGTTTCTTGTTTTCCATGAATAGCACAAGATTCTTGAAAACTCTCTTTTCCACTGGTACTTCGTTGTAGTATCGAATTGAATCTTTACCCAAGAAGTCAAACACAACCACATTTTCTTTGCCTGTAAAACAGAAAAGGGATCTTTTCACCAAAAGCATAAaccaaaaatgtaattgtaaactAGCAGTTAGCCGTGGCTTTACACACTATTTTCAAAGGACAGCTATCTTAGTGATagcatttatgatataatatgatggaaCCCTACAATTGTTTTAACCCATTCACCTACTTCGACGGAGCCGTTCCGCCGCGGGTCCTGCCATACTTCGACGGAGCGCTTCCGCGGCAGTAATAGTTCACTTTAAACTCGACAGATAGCTGCACTAATCAAACTATGTTTCGTTTCCATGGTTACTTGTttgtttagaacaatatttttgtcattagTTGGCTAAACTGACGTAAGCAAAGAATAACAGATGGATTTACTCCATATGACACCTGTTGTTGTTAGTGTCCGTAAACATGGCTGGTAATAGGTTACGTGACAGTGAAATAGATCGTTTTATGAACGATTCTAATAATTGTAGTGAAGAATTCAGTTCCGGTAGTGATCAATCAGATGTGGAATGGGATCGTGTGACACGGGAACAGTTTCAAATCTCCGATATTTTCGATTCAGAAGAGGAATGACCAACTCCTGACATCGGACCGGCAACTGACTTCGTAGGCCTTGTCAATGCAGATCAATTcttctgaatataaatataaatatggtagggtatataatatataaaaacgatATAATTGTGTGTAAATATACTATGAAATATACAACACTCTTTTGGTGTGTGACTTCTAAGGACAAATAAGGTAGGctacacaataataattccaTTTAAGGTTTTCATTTTGGGAACAAAATATTGGTGGTGggcaacataaaatttaaaaaaatttatttataaataaatttatgttattaccgGTATGTTATAGGTTATACCTCGTATacctccattttttttttttttttttttttttttttttttttttttttttttttttttttttgatacaggaagttttaaatggtaggtaagctcaagaaaaacactgctacaaaatattttttgcaaaacaaTGATTTACTAGGATTTACTAGAAAGTTACAGCTAAATATCTGCACACCTAAATAATAGGCAAAAATAATGGAATTCCTTGGCCCAACTGTGTGCTAAAATATTAGTAGGTGAATGGGTTAAACATGAGTAGACATATCAGGTACATgttatttcagtatccatggaTTTACACGTTCACAACGTAAACAAAATGTTGACTGGTCCTGTTTTAGAATTTAtgtatgaatgaataaataaatatatatgtctaAAAAATCTAATTTGGTCAAAAAATGTCAACTTCCATCTGTTAGATCAATTTTCTATCTAaggtatttcaagtgccatagttgagtttgacttgtgctctgatcaagaaaatatatagcaACAAAAACCAACTTTGATTAAAAAGCGTCTTCTatcggctcttttaatttactttctgtctaagatttTTCAATTGCCTGCCATAGTGATAATTTGCTTTTTTGTCCcgataaggaaaataaataacttacgtaCAACGTACAAAATTACTGTGGTAAAAGTCAGATACAACCAATTACAGTCCCTTCCactctataatttatttatggttccaTAGTTGTAACTTAAtaagatagtaactttgtctttgtaaTCTGTATaacactattgatcaagcactgtataattattcaatatattctaaaatttaaatgtaaacaaatgtataaaacacttaacaaaaataaaatttattatttattggagtgtttgttcctaaatgtataaaatataaaagtgtgtATACAAATTctagctgaaagtgttaacagctgtttaagGACAGTTAACTTTGGATTAGTATgtcatatattgtaattattttccaGAACATAATATTTCTGAGAAACTTTTTCTAATGTTTCTCATCTTTTTAAACCTTCCTTGgacttctacaaatatttcaaaaccaaaatcaGCCAAATCGGTACAGCCATTCTCAAGTATTGGTGAGACTAATAAacatcatttcatttttattatataagatgTGGCAACTTAAGTTtcttgcaataaaatttaatacagcatttttttaagtaaactaaaGCCTAATAACAAACTGGAAATTAGGCgtaaactaaaacaagtaacatCTTAGTGGAAATGTTAGAAGCGATctaaaagaaaatgtgttaactgtatgttggtaaaaaaaattgatataacaaATTGACACAGTAGAACTTCAAACATCTGGGTCTTAGAATTTAGGAATTGTTCAGAAAGGGGATCCTCTAAACATACAGGGTGGGGCAGAGGAACTTTTGCTTATTGAAGCAGTTGGAGGAGGCTGGCGATGAGAGAGCGGATGCTTAGGTTGTTGATCCACCCAGTTCAGTGTTTCATGGAGTGGACATATGTAGAGCATGTGTTCGCTGTTGAAGTGTACTTCTCAAACGGATGCTAAAGCGTCACCATGCAAATTTCATTCTGTGGGCTTATTTTAATATTGCACCTGTGGATGTATTTCTGGTCGGCATTCTATCGTTCTACTTCAGAGAAAGCGGTGAtgtgaagaaaatttaattagttcagaatttttaaaataaaacgaacAAGTGGTTTTGGACGATTCTGACCATTACAACTGTAGAgtcaagagttttaaaaataaaacgaacAAGTGGTTTTGGACGATTCTGACCATTACAACTGTagagtcaagagtttttaaaaataaaacgaacAAGTGGTTTTGGACGATTCTGACCATTACAACTGTagagtcaagagtttttaaaaataaaacgaacAAGTGGTTTTGGACGATTCTGACCATTACAACTGTagagtcaagagtttttaaaataaaacgaacAAGTGGTTTTGGACGATTCTGACCATTACAACTGTagagtcaagagtttttaaaaataaaacgaacAAGTGGTTTTGGACGATTCTGACCATTACAACTGTagagtcaagagtttttaaaataaaacgaacAAGTGGTTTTGGACGATTCTGACCATTACAACTGTagagtcaagagtttttaaaaataaaacgaacAAGTGGTTTTGGACGATTCTGACCATTACAACTGTagagtcaagagtttttaaaataaaacgaacAAGTGGTTTTGGACGATTCTGACCATTACAACTGTagagtcaagagtttttaaaataaaacgaacAAGTGGTTTTGGACGATTCTGACCATTACAACTGTAGAGTcaagagttttttaaaataaaacgaacAAGTGGTTTTGGACGATTCTGACCATTACAACTGTagagtcaagagtttttaaaataaaacgaacAAGTGGTTTTGGACGATTCTGACCATTACAACTGTagagtcaagagtttttaaaataaaacgaacAAGTGGTTTTGGACGATTCTGACCATTACAACTGTagagtcaagagtttttaaaataaaacgaacAAGTGGTTTTGGACGACGATTCTGACCATTACAACTGTagagtcaagagtttttaaaataaaacgaacAAGTGGTTTTGGACGATTCTGACCATTACAACTGTagagtcaagagtttttaaaataaaacgaacAAGTGGTTTTGGACGATTCTGACCATTACAACTGTAGAGTCAAGAGTTTTTCTTGCCAACAGTCAATGAGATGGATGTGGGGATGTACGGTTCCAGCAGCACACACAGCGCCAGTGTCAGTAATAGTTCATCTGTATTGGTCAGCAAGGTCACCAACGCAAAATTTAGACCCTTGCCATTATTTTTTGTGGAAGCTATCTCAAATCACTGGTTTGTAATGATGTCCCAAAAACCTGGTTCAACTGAAGAACAACATTCTTTAAGCTATGGCCAACATGCCATTCAGTATGCTGGAAAAAGGTGAACGGatcttttaagttttattgaCAACAGGGAACGCCATATGCCTGATGCCATACTCAAAACCgagtcaaaataaaatttaaatgttaaatttaaatttaaatgtattttacgatataaaaagaattaaatatataatcttcaTTCATTTCTTTTCAGTTTAATTTCTGTATACGCAAGTTCCTCCTTTCCTATAGTTCTTCTGCAAGACTGGAGCAACTGACACATCTGTAACTGATATTTATGATGGGATCAATGAATCCTGATGACTGTGCAGTTGATTAACCATTTTAGGAAGAGTGGGATATTCATAGACTAACATACTTCTCTTATGACCTTTctatagatatttaatttaaatgatcatGTTGTTAATATAAGTCATCTACATATTTGTCATCGTGTAACAGCTGTTGCATCACTCCAGCTATATTGTCAGACAGGCGACTGTTTTGTGTATTTCTGtagtttatctttattttacaacaaatcgacatcaaattttgtatttctatagaaaataaaataagaaactaaaatattCCTCAGGTGAATTTATTGTATTTGCTCTTATagtaaacaaaagaattaaaactagaaagcaaagtaaactatattattattgttttaacagtttacactccactaataaatccattaactttcctgtaataccaagacaagtaaaaaatattgtttctttaagttcatagctaatttttattacaactaaattataaaaggtaaaaaagtataaaacttaaaattagcatatttattgataaaagtaaaaaagatatatttacaaaactgtttatttcaaataaattttgatttaattgtaaaatatgaataaactgaaaagtgtaattacattttactataaaacaagatagatatttcaaactaatcacacgATGAAGAATAACAAGATACGTAGTAGACGTTCGTTCTTGAAAACAGAGAAAGCAGTAGCacacgccacggatatgtttggttatggctctgtaggagacgcagaactgacgagcaggtggtcaAAGTTAGACAAAGACACTCCCCATAACTGTATTTTGTGTTTTGGTCAAAGCCTACCATTCTAATACATCCATCTACTGCATTGGAAGGGTTAACCAATCATACTATTGGTATTGGTGATATTGGTAGTGATTAgatacatgtttaaattaaaatatagagaaTCATGTAaagaagtgtttaaaaaaaatagcatTTTGACAATTCCTGCTCTTTATATTTTGGAagttctaaaatttgtaaaaaagaatcCACTAGTATTTACATCATCAATCATAAATCGTAATTATAACACGAGATatagaactaattataaatacccaatacataaactattgggtatttatatatatatatttatactatgttAGAAAAGAGTCCCTATTACAtaggaattaaaatgtttaatattatacctgatgggatgaaaaaagaaaataacttattacGTTTTGTTTCTTCTCTGACTGCAATATTAATAACAGCATGTCCATataagattgaagattttaattcaGAAGATTTAACTgtttaaccctacatcgggcgctaaacggagttttcctccgtgtattttttattattaaaaataatactacttttctgatgttggcagtcgtttcccgcagtgtacttcacgagcatctttcggggaagtgaaacaatagcctcccgcttgtctttgtcaaaatctgtcagtatgaggtctacttccgtgcgagactggtcgattcctccgtgagcgtccgatgttgtgtttgtagtgcttggacgaaatctccgtgagcgccttatagtgtttagtttttatggagtaataatccgtgtgcgcctaaatgtgtgacctgtgatggtttctttttaagttttacaatatattttatttgaactttgtgaaatggagaatgaagcagagagacttgtcagtacagtacccgtgtgctagggaacatttcagtactgtttatggagtgaacattgtcgttataagaaccagaaggaaaatgttttgaaactttgtgtagtgtttaaaaagtttttagtaaagagtaaattttgattttagagtaataattaacattaaaattgtataatatctcaaaaattgaaGTGAGTTgcttttgtaagaagttaaaaactaagttaatttcatatattattacagtaggttaaacattttttacaattaattgtattattccttaaaataaatcatgttgttattatacaataacattttttaagattttgaatttcttatttggaaaattcattacataaaagagtaatttttatttaatttctaaaaatgaatatattacattgtaattaaatcagtatgaatatttaaacaaataaaaacagtttaaacaactatgatatccattattcgctaacctggaggaaacctccgcgagcgcctgatggagggttaaaaaaGCATGATGAAAAGCAtgatgaaaagattttttatttcctattgcatgtaattatatcatatattttattaatagtagacTAAGTAGCTTTTAGGAAAATTGACATGTCATACATTACAGGAGCTATGCTCcaacattatgtaataattatatgacaaataaatgattgattgattggtaCTATTACTATgtaattgtatatacattttgtaaataaaataattttacactttccCTATTGTCACCTTCGTCTTCTTCTGTACACCTTCAGAACAGGTTACTAAAaaggtattacatttttttgtttcgCTAAGGGTTAAATACTTGTCACACCCGTAACTTTTtcgataattattaattaatgagaCTAAATTTAATGATCCGATTAGGCTATAATTGCAGCTTACCGTCCTTCTCCTCGTGCAGTTGAATGTGTTCCACCCGCAGCGAACAACAGCCGACCGTGTCCGCCTGGTCCTCATCTTTCTCATTACCCGCTCTCAACGCCAACTAGACATTGCACAAACAATAAAGATGAGTTATAACACACATAGTAACGACAGAGAACGACAGCCGACCGTGTCCGCCTGGTCCTCATCTTTCTCATTACCCGCTCTCAACGCCAACTAGACATTGCACAAACAATAAAGATGAGTTATAACACACATAGTAACGACAGAGAACGACAGCCGACCGTGTCCGCCTGGTCCTCATCTTTCTCATTACCCGCTCTCAACGCCAACTAGACATTGCACAAACAATAAAGATGAGTTATAACACACATAGTAACGACAGAGAACGACAGCCGACCGTGTTCCGTCTGGTCCTCATCTTTCTCATTACCCGCTCTCAACGCCAACTAGACATTGCACAAACAATAAAGATGAGTTATAACACACATAGTAACGACAGAGAACGACAGCCGACTGTGTCCGTCTGGTCCTCATCTTTCTCATTACCCGCTCTCAACGCCAACTAGACATTGCACAAACAATAAAGATGAGTTATAACACACATAGTAACGACAGAGAACGACAGCCGACCGTGTCCGTCTGGTCCTCATCTTTCTCATTACCCGCTCTCAACGCCAACTAGACATTGCACAAACAATAAAGATGAGTTATAACACACATAGTAACGACAGAGAACGACAGCCGACCGTGTCCGTCTGGTCCTCATCTTTCTCACTACCCGCTCTCAACGCCAACTAGACATTGCACAAACAATAAAGATGAGTTATAACACACATAGTAACGACAGAGAACGACAGCCGACTGTGTCCGCCTGGTCCTCATCTTTCTCATTACCCGCTCTCAACGCCAACTAGACATTGCACAAACAATAAAGATGAGTTATAACACACATAGTAACGACAGAGAACGACAGCCGACCGTGTCCGCCTGGTCCTCATCTTTCTCATTACCCGCTCTCAACGCCAACTAGACATTGCACAAACAATAAAGATGAGTTATAACACACATAGTAACGACAGAGAACGACAGCCGACCGTGTCCGCCTGGTCCTCATCTTTCTCATTACCCGCTCTCAACGCCAACTAGACATTGCACAAACAATAAAGATGAGTTATAACACACATAGTAACGACAGAGAACGACAGCCGACCGTGTCCGTCTGGTCCTCATCTTTCTCATTACCCGCTCTCAACGCCAACTAGACATTGCACAAACAATAAAGATGAGTTATAACACACATAGTAACGACAGAGAACGACAGCCGACCGTGTCCGTCTGGTCCTCATCTTTCTCATTACCCGCTCTCAACGCCAACTAGACATTGCACAAACAATAAAGATGAGTTATAACACACATAGTAACGACAGAGAACGACAGCCGACCGTGTCCGCCTGGTCCTCATCTTTCTCATTACCCGTTCTCAACGCCAACTAGACATTGCACAAACAATAAAGATGAGTTATAACACACGTAGTAACGACAGAAAACGACAGCCGACCGTGTCCGCCTGGTCCTCACCTTTCTCATTACCCGCTCTCAACGCCAACTAGACATTGCACAAACAATAAAGATGAGTTATAACACACATAGTAACGACAGAGAACGACAGCCGACCGTGTCCGCCTGGTCCTCATCTTTCTCATTACCCGCTCTCAACGCCAACTAGACATTGCACAAACAATAAAGATGAGTTATAACACACATAGTAACGACAGCCGACCGTGTCCGCCTGGTCCTCATCTTTCTCATTACCCGCTCTCAACGCCAACTAGACATTGCACAAACAATAAAGATGAGTTATAACACACATAGTAACAACAGAGAACGATAGCCGACCGTGTCCGCCTGGTCCTCATCTTTCTCATTACCCGCTCTCAACGCCAACTAGACATTGCACAAACAATAAAGATGAGTTATACCATACATAGTAACGACAGCTGACCGTGTACGCATGGTCCTCATCCTACTCATTACCCATGCTCAACGCCAAACATACATAGTAACAGCTGACAGTGTCCTTATCTTAGACACATACATCTTATGTACTATACATTAACCAAGTCTcattatattaattcatatttcgAGTTCGTTTTTTGATAAATGTAATGTATAAGACTTTCGAACATTTAATTAGTAAGcctcatttatacatacataatttttgtatcacttgaaccttaaaatttattgaagaaaatgtatgcttagttaaatttaactttccaTTCACCCATCAAAGTATTGGTATTAGTGATGGCATTAAACATGTAAGATTTTAGGATATAGTATATAAACAAGCGGTGttccattattttcaaaagaaaactgtAAGACAGTTGAAGCTATCCTGGTACTTTTGGACAACCATCAATATAGTATTGTAACATAACGGTATTTACATTGATGACATAAATACAAACACAAGAGCTCGGTTTTGGTTATTGTCTTGGCTGTTGTGACTTTATAGTTAACACTAAAAAGTCAAAGCAATTCTTAGAGCTATAATGTAGctttaacattgattttataatttaaaactttaatttcaagtACAATTGAAATAGACAAGTACAATTTTGCAACTTGaaattattagagaaaaattataacttttcagGGATAAGTTTggtgaaaattgtttaaaatattaaattactgatTAAAAAAGAATACCTTGTCAATAAAATACATGGCAACAGCACGCTGCCGTATCCTCATCTCTTTAGACTTCCAGTCTGCAGTGTAGTCCTCTCGTATTTTGTCTATGCTACTGGCTAATTTCCGGGCTGTTTCGTATTTCTGCCAATCTTTTTCGCCCTTTAGTTTTGAAGAGGGGTTCAACATGATGTATTTCACCTGACCTTGAACATTTTCAGTCCAACTGGCCAGCCACGTAACCTAAAATGTCAATCATGAGATTTTAGATAACacgaaatattaaatacaactaatattatatatatatatatatatatatatatatatatatataaatgttacttaaattgtTTAAGGTGAATTACCCACTGTAGAGAAATTATCAGAGTTAAGTTAGAAAAATTGCTAAACCATTCTACTTAGCCTATCtttatgaaataattgaaaaattaaatacaaagaccaataaatctacaaaaatatagtacatcctaaagaagaaataattaacccatttgaattttttttttttgaaatcatATAATCACATTCACAGTTTGAGCTTAtcttttttacatgatttaacattttaaacttaattaaatattgcataatctgtaattttacagtttatgctTACtctgtaatgttaaaaatttataaacaatcatCAATGAACAGTAGTTTCTATGTTCACACAAGACGTTGTAAAAGAAGGTAAACATGTCTAGTTTAAATTCTTAGTAATAAAAGATATGTAtactaattattttctttaaaacatgttctaaaaacatttttacaatagttaAGTTTTTACCATAATTCAACCCTTtatcaatcaaaataaataatagaataaccGAAATGCGTTTTATTGAAGTATCATTTTACGTGTTCAGCAGTTGTTatggattttttttgtattaactaAAACTATCCACCATTCCATTAAGAGGTATATGGTAATATGGATTGTTAAGTGAAAGTGAACTCACAGAGTTGTCATGTCGGACCTCTCGCCACCTGTGCCCTGGCGGGGGTGGGGGGACTTTACTGTCTTTACTGCAGTTGATGATAATGTCTTCAGCAACCACTCGTCTCTTCAATTTGCCCATTTTCGGATGTTCTCCTCGTCCACGGAACAGACCCGGTGGTTCTATTTTGAAGTTGCCGATTTTCTCTTTGTGACCATCAATCATGCAGAATCCATATTCTTTtgctattttctcattttcttctTTGATCGCCTAAGAAAATCgaaaggttttattaaaattgacaaaaggaaacatatttgaattttaaatacaaaataaaatattaatagcatAACAACAAATGAAACTATAGTATCCCTTCTGGTAGTCagaagaaaggtatattttatatacaactgtCATAATGAATTACCAGAATAAAAAGTACTAATAAATTTGAACATTAATCTATACAATTTTACTGCAAGTCAGTTTGTTAATGACTGgcatttttaatatgttaatttaaatagtagGACTAGCTTATATTTCAAATTCAACATATCTATTTAAAAACCCAACCAGAAACTGTTTCTAAACAGACATAATTTTTAATCACTGTTTTTCTATATAATTGATATAGAATTGAATATCAAAATACCATTGAGGTTTGATTGGCAATCATAAGAGTTtatggaaaattgtaaaaaaaatgatGGAAAAGAACTTTTGCAAAAAAACCTGTAACTagaatgttaattatttataatatctagACAGAATAACAtcatttatgaaacataaattgtGAATGTTGCAAACTTTGTGGAAATACGTTTGGAGAAATCAATCACGTGTCTTTTACGactttgtttattttctcatgGAAGCATACATTCCTGTGCAAAAAAATAACCTTGAAATAAAGTTGgaaatattactgataatttaggCTAAGTTAGTTAATATTGCATGTGATGtgttttatagtttgtttcaGTGAGCAATCAACTACTTAATGTATTGTGCCAGACAAAACTAAAAGttgtaaagaatacaaatttaagaaCGCTATTGCAGCAGAGTTTATGAGAGTCAGTGTAATTTTAatcaactaaaaaaactaaaaatagataCTAAAATTGTGACTTTaatttgtgattatttttaaaatacaggcAAAAATAATGATGATTACCTTAAccaaagatataacaaaattAGGCCACACTGTTAACTATGATTATTTTTGTGAGTTAGGCTACAATAATAAAGAGACTAGGCCAATTACTTATTGGTCAAAGCATAGGACTTTATTACCAGCTATGTACCAGATTACATCATCTAATATAATGTGATCAATAACACAGCTAACAAGCTAATGTAAAAAAGACAtaccttcttttcttctttgctCATTGCCTTTCTTTCTTcagatttctttataaaataagcaTGCATATGTTTGAAATTGCACTTTCTGAGATCTTTGATCAATTCTTTCTCCTTCGAACTCATTACACTTCGCCAATCAGTCATAAAGTTGGTATTGAAGGCTTCTTTAGTA
This genomic stretch from Homalodisca vitripennis isolate AUS2020 chromosome 6, UT_GWSS_2.1, whole genome shotgun sequence harbors:
- the LOC124364104 gene encoding DNA topoisomerase I, mitochondrial isoform X2, which codes for MEIKQERDEDFSLQTSLRDDSMDDDDDGKLMIKEEPTDDESKMDYTESTMDMSGDRSQIKEEEEDDEDDDLPMAARMAKMKKEVESEDEDDVPLMARKKPKKESAKKRKKADSDYDDEEDFKPAKKKQIKKEKKSGKVKQEGTTESPRKKKKDEEEQEVWKWWEEEKKPDGVKWNFLEHKGPVFAPPYEPLPPNVKFYYNEKEIKLSEPAEEVATFYARMLDHDYTTKEAFNTNFMTDWRSVMSSKEKELIKDLRKCNFKHMHAYFIKKSEERKAMSKEEKKAIKEENEKIAKEYGFCMIDGHKEKIGNFKIEPPGLFRGRGEHPKMGKLKRRVVAEDIIINCSKDSKVPPPPPGHRWREVRHDNSVTWLASWTENVQGQVKYIMLNPSSKLKGEKDWQKYETARKLASSIDKIREDYTADWKSKEMRIRQRAVAMYFIDKLALRAGNEKDEDQADTVGCCSLRVEHIQLHEEKDGKENVVVFDFLGKDSIRYYNEVPVEKRVFKNLVLFMENKKPEDDLFDRLNTAVLNKHLSELMDGLTAKVFRTFNASWTLQNQLRELTDPDYTVAEKLLAYNRANRAVAILCNHQRAVPKTHDKSMANLREKLANKRQAVEDAEKNLKHAKRDAKNGSAKEKIAADKAKKTLDRLKEQLLKLEVQETDREENKTIALGTSKLNYLDPRISVAWCKKFDVPIDKIYNKTQRDKFRWAIDMATADYVF
- the LOC124364104 gene encoding DNA topoisomerase 1 isoform X3, translating into MFYSCCRLALSRFTANVLIQNNGHLIITSGLILKYFRRWNKQFTGDHGIFVEERWEEEKKPDGVKWNFLEHKGPVFAPPYEPLPPNVKFYYNEKEIKLSEPAEEVATFYARMLDHDYTTKEAFNTNFMTDWRSVMSSKEKELIKDLRKCNFKHMHAYFIKKSEERKAMSKEEKKAIKEENEKIAKEYGFCMIDGHKEKIGNFKIEPPGLFRGRGEHPKMGKLKRRVVAEDIIINCSKDSKVPPPPPGHRWREVRHDNSVTWLASWTENVQGQVKYIMLNPSSKLKGEKDWQKYETARKLASSIDKIREDYTADWKSKEMRIRQRAVAMYFIDKLALRAGNEKDEDQADTVGCCSLRVEHIQLHEEKDGKENVVVFDFLGKDSIRYYNEVPVEKRVFKNLVLFMENKKPEDDLFDRLNTAVLNKHLSELMDGLTAKVFRTFNASWTLQNQLRELTDPDYTVAEKLLAYNRANRAVAILCNHQRAVPKTHDKSMANLREKLANKRQAVEDAEKNLKHAKRDAKNGSAKEKIAADKAKKTLDRLKEQLLKLEVQETDREENKTIALGTSKLNYLDPRISVAWCKKFDVPIDKIYNKTQRDKFRWAIDMATADYVF